From Pararhodobacter zhoushanensis, the proteins below share one genomic window:
- a CDS encoding MerR family transcriptional regulator, with the protein MKKAPEAFRTISEVAEILETPAHVLRFWESKFYQIRPVKRAGGRRYYRPDDVALINGIKVLLQDQGMTIRGVQRVLQEQGVKHVAGLGMPLPSLASAPEDDAYDESLEDSASETDDAAVGALPDEEAEENAESAGSWTAPEPALAPR; encoded by the coding sequence ATGAAAAAGGCGCCCGAGGCCTTTCGCACCATTAGCGAAGTGGCTGAAATCCTTGAAACCCCGGCCCATGTGCTGCGGTTCTGGGAAAGCAAATTCTATCAGATCAGACCGGTCAAACGCGCCGGGGGGCGCCGGTATTACCGGCCCGATGATGTTGCGCTGATCAACGGTATCAAGGTGCTGTTGCAAGATCAGGGCATGACCATTCGCGGCGTGCAGCGTGTGCTGCAAGAGCAAGGCGTCAAGCATGTCGCCGGGCTGGGCATGCCCCTGCCGAGTCTTGCCTCGGCCCCGGAAGACGACGCCTATGACGAGTCGCTCGAGGACAGCGCGAGCGAGACGGACGACGCCGCTGTCGGCGCTCTGCCGGATGAGGAAGCCGAAGAAAATGCCGAGTCGGCGGGCAGCTGGACCGCGCCCGAACCGGCGCTCGCCCCCCGCTGA
- the ihfA gene encoding integration host factor subunit alpha encodes MSEKTLTRMDLSEAVFREVGLSRNESAALVESVIQYMSDALVEGEQVKISSFGTFSVRAKSERLGRNPKTGEEVPISPRRVLSFRPSHLMKERVSRGNLRNKA; translated from the coding sequence ATGAGCGAGAAGACTCTGACGCGGATGGATCTGAGCGAAGCCGTTTTCCGGGAGGTTGGCCTCTCGCGGAACGAATCTGCGGCGCTTGTCGAATCCGTGATTCAATACATGTCCGACGCCCTGGTTGAGGGCGAACAGGTCAAGATTTCCTCTTTCGGAACCTTCAGCGTGCGCGCCAAGTCCGAGCGACTGGGCCGCAATCCCAAGACCGGCGAAGAGGTGCCCATCAGCCCCCGTCGTGTTCTGTCGTTCCGTCCGTCGCATCTGATGAAGGAACGCGTGTCGCGCGGGAATCTGCGCAACAAGGCGTAA
- a CDS encoding beta-ketoacyl-ACP synthase III: MTQKTVTRAVVIGYGHYLPERVVPNAEFAATLDTSDDWIVSRSGIERRHFAAEGEFTSHLAINAARSALANAGIEADDLDAILVATSTPDLTFPSVATMVQAEIGANRAFGFDVQAVCAGFVFALANANALIVAGQAKRIMVIGAETFSRIMDWTDRSTCVLFGDGAGALILEGQPGTGETSDRGILSADLNSDGRFREMLYVDGGVSSTGTSGKLRMQGNPLFRQAVEKLTSTAETALERAGLTSAQVDWIVPHQANIRIIQGTAKKMGLSMDNVIVTVQDHGNTSAASIPLALSVGADQGKLKQGDLIVTEAIGGGLAWGSVVLRW, from the coding sequence ATGACACAGAAGACCGTCACGCGCGCCGTGGTGATCGGCTATGGTCACTACCTGCCCGAACGCGTGGTGCCGAATGCAGAATTTGCGGCGACGCTGGATACATCGGATGACTGGATCGTCAGCCGGTCGGGAATCGAGCGGCGTCATTTCGCGGCTGAGGGCGAGTTCACCTCGCATCTGGCGATCAACGCCGCCCGGTCCGCCCTGGCCAATGCCGGGATCGAGGCTGACGATCTGGACGCGATTCTGGTTGCGACCTCGACGCCCGATCTGACCTTCCCCTCTGTCGCCACGATGGTTCAGGCCGAAATCGGCGCGAACCGGGCGTTCGGCTTTGACGTGCAGGCCGTTTGCGCCGGTTTCGTCTTTGCGCTGGCCAATGCCAACGCGCTGATCGTCGCCGGTCAGGCCAAACGGATCATGGTGATCGGCGCAGAAACGTTCAGCCGGATCATGGACTGGACCGACCGCTCGACCTGCGTGCTGTTCGGTGACGGCGCCGGTGCGCTGATCCTTGAGGGGCAGCCGGGCACCGGCGAGACCTCGGATCGCGGTATCCTGTCGGCGGATCTGAACTCGGACGGTCGCTTCCGCGAGATGCTCTACGTCGACGGTGGCGTGTCCTCGACCGGCACCTCGGGCAAGCTGCGCATGCAGGGCAACCCGCTGTTTCGTCAAGCGGTTGAGAAACTGACGTCGACGGCGGAAACCGCGCTGGAACGCGCCGGTCTCACCTCGGCTCAGGTTGACTGGATCGTGCCGCATCAGGCCAATATCCGCATCATTCAGGGCACGGCCAAGAAAATGGGCCTGTCGATGGACAATGTCATCGTCACCGTTCAGGACCACGGCAATACCTCGGCGGCCTCGATCCCGCTGGCGCTGTCAGTCGGCGCGGATCAGGGCAAGCTCAAACAGGGTGACCTGATCGTGACCGAAGCGATTGGCGGCGGGCTGGCGTGGGGCTCGGTTGTTTTGCGCTGGTAA